Proteins from one Spirochaetota bacterium genomic window:
- a CDS encoding sterol desaturase family protein, translated as MSEQLLSLFQFSEAAVRMTVWIIIFAVMAVWEIAAPRRTLAAAKANRWFSNLVIAFINVVLVRIIFPVVPVALAALAGAKGWGLLNRFEAPAWIEFIIAIALLDLATYLLHVVYHVLPPLWRLHLVHHADLDTDVTTGLRYHPVEIVLSLLVRLSVVSVIGPDPAAVAVYEIVLGGMVMFDHGNVRIPAGIDAVLRHIAVTPDMHRVHHSAAVAETNSNFGFVLSWWDRLLGTYRVEPAAGHEAMTIGLGRYRDAAGLSLPKLIILPVTADTGGYDINRRGPEEADAD; from the coding sequence ATGTCGGAACAGTTGTTGTCGTTATTTCAATTCAGCGAAGCCGCCGTCCGCATGACGGTTTGGATCATTATATTCGCGGTCATGGCGGTCTGGGAGATCGCCGCTCCCCGGAGGACGCTCGCCGCCGCCAAGGCGAACCGCTGGTTCTCTAACCTGGTAATCGCATTTATCAACGTCGTCCTGGTACGGATTATTTTCCCGGTCGTTCCGGTGGCCCTGGCGGCCCTGGCCGGGGCGAAGGGATGGGGCCTCCTCAACCGGTTTGAGGCCCCTGCCTGGATCGAGTTCATCATCGCCATCGCGCTTCTTGACCTGGCCACCTATCTCCTGCATGTCGTGTATCACGTGCTGCCGCCCCTCTGGCGGCTTCACCTGGTCCATCACGCCGACCTGGACACGGACGTCACCACGGGCCTCCGGTACCACCCGGTGGAAATCGTTCTCTCGCTCCTGGTCAGGCTGTCGGTCGTGTCGGTGATCGGTCCCGATCCCGCGGCCGTGGCCGTCTACGAGATCGTCCTGGGCGGCATGGTCATGTTCGACCATGGCAACGTGCGCATTCCCGCAGGGATCGACGCCGTTCTTCGCCATATCGCCGTGACGCCGGACATGCACCGGGTACATCATTCAGCTGCCGTAGCCGAGACCAACAGCAATTTCGGATTTGTCCTGTCCTGGTGGGACCGTCTTCTCGGCACCTACCGCGTAGAGCCGGCGGCGGGCCACGAGGCCATGACCATCGGCCTCGGGCGTTACCGCGACGCGGCCGGGCTTTCTCTGCCGAAGCTCATTATCCTGCCGGTAACGGCAGATACCGGCGGGTATGATATTAACCGGCGCGGCCCCGAAGAGGCGGACGCCGATTAA